One window of the Macaca thibetana thibetana isolate TM-01 chromosome 1, ASM2454274v1, whole genome shotgun sequence genome contains the following:
- the C2CD4D gene encoding C2 calcium-dependent domain-containing protein 4D — MWLLEKAGYKVGAAEPAARWAPSGLFSKRRAPGPPTSACPNVLTPDRIPQFFIPPRLPDPGGAEPATRRDVTGRGLPAACSLPHLAGREGWAFLPESPHTRRRESLFHAPPPAPAGGLPTAQSRLHVSAPDLRLCRAPDSDTASSPDSSPFGSPRLGLGRRRVSRPHSLSPEKASSADTSPHPQRRAGPPTPPLFHLDFLCCQLRPTRESVLRLGPRGGQLRLSTEYQAGPGRLRLRLVSAEGLPRPRSRPGSGGGGCCVVLRLRPRVRPREQQSRVVKCSANPIFNEDFFFDGLGPRDLAARSLRAKVLDRGAGLRRDVLLGECETPLIALLPPLGGGLGPGSSLAPTHLSL, encoded by the coding sequence ATGTGGCTCTTGGAAAAAGCTGGCTATAAGGTGGGGGCCGCGGAGCCTGCGGCCCGTTGGGCGCCCTCCGGCCTGTTCTCCAAGCGTCGCGCCCCGGGCCCGCCCACGAGCGCCTGCCCCAACGTCCTCACCCCGGATCGCATCCCGCAGTTCTTCATCCCGCCTCGGCTCCCGGACCCGGGTGGCGCAGAGCCCGCGACCAGGCGGGACGTGACGGGGCGCGGCCTCCCCGCGGCCTGCTCGCTGCCTCACCTGGCGGGCCGCGAAGGCTGGGCCTTCCTGCCCGAGAGCCCGCACACGCGCCGGCGCGAGTCCCTGTTCCACGCGCCGCCACCCGCCCCGGCCGGGGGACTCCCCACGGCGCAGTCCCGGCTGCACGTCTCCGCCCCGGACCTGCGCCTCTGCCGGGCCCCCGACAGCGACACGGCCTCGTCGCCAGACTCGTCGCCCTTCGGCTCCCCGCGGCTGGGCCTGGGCCGGCGCCGGGTGTCCAGGCCACACTCGCTGTCCCCAGAAAAGGCGAGCTCGGCCGATACCAGCCCGCACCCGCAGCGCCGCGCCGGGCCGCCCACGCCGCCGCTCTTCCACCTGGACTTCCTGTGCTGCCAGCTGCGGCCCACGCGCGAGAGCGTGCTGCGCCTGGGGCCCCGTGGCGGGCAGCTGCGGCTCTCCACCGAATACCAGGCCGGGCCCGGGCGGCTGCGGCTGCGCCTGGTGAGCGCCGAGGGCCTGCCCCGGCCGCGGTCCCGCCCcgggagcggcggcggcggctgctgcGTGGTGCTGAGACTGCGGCCACGTGTCCGGCCGCGGGAGCAGCAGAGCCGCGTGGTCAAGTGCAGCGCCAACCCCATCTTCAACGAGGATTTCTTTTTCGACGGGCTCGGCCCACGGGACCTGGCCGCCCGCAGCCTGAGGGCCAAAGTGCTAGACAGGGGCGCGGGACTTCGCAGGGATGTGCTGCTGGGGGAGTGCGAAACGCCCCTCATTGCGCTGCTGCCCCCGCTGGGTGGGGGACTAGGTCCCGGGTCCTCCCTGGCGcccacccatctcagcctgtAG